One window of Erwinia aphidicola genomic DNA carries:
- a CDS encoding fimbrial protein, whose protein sequence is MKNIIIGLVLMLPLLLAGPAQAAGELIGGQLDFKGVVVAIPCSIAPESESAPVDFGKISTRDLYHSEKSEPIAFTLKLQDCNPQLASTVTVTFSGSENPNLKDHLAIKPSTSNGASGIGIGLLEENNTPIQLGVATLPVTLKSGMMQLNFKAFIAAEPEALSKETLTTGPFTATANYILNYQ, encoded by the coding sequence ATGAAAAATATCATTATTGGTCTCGTACTGATGCTGCCTTTGCTTCTTGCGGGTCCCGCGCAGGCCGCTGGCGAACTGATTGGTGGCCAGCTGGATTTTAAAGGCGTTGTGGTGGCTATCCCCTGCAGCATCGCTCCGGAATCGGAAAGTGCACCGGTAGATTTTGGCAAAATTTCCACGCGCGATCTTTACCACTCTGAGAAAAGTGAACCCATTGCTTTCACGCTCAAGCTACAGGACTGTAATCCGCAATTGGCAAGTACCGTCACCGTAACCTTTAGCGGCAGCGAAAACCCCAATCTGAAAGACCACCTGGCGATAAAGCCCTCAACATCCAATGGGGCCAGCGGTATTGGCATCGGACTGCTGGAAGAAAATAACACGCCGATCCAACTGGGAGTGGCAACGCTTCCTGTCACGCTTAAAAGCGGGATGATGCAGCTGAACTTTAAAGCTTTTATCGCCGCAGAGCCTGAAGCGCTATCAAAAGAAACCTTGACCACCGGGCCTTTTACCGCCACGGCAAACTACATATTGAATTATCAGTAA